A region of Oncorhynchus masou masou isolate Uvic2021 unplaced genomic scaffold, UVic_Omas_1.1 unplaced_scaffold_3539, whole genome shotgun sequence DNA encodes the following proteins:
- the LOC135534536 gene encoding cyclin-dependent kinase inhibitor 1B-like, translating to MCKNMSNVSLSNGSPTLEMVDPRPTNHTKPPIRRNLFGPVDHDNFRRECLVQIKEMEKASIDKWNYDFQNGKPLSQGDYKWEPMKSSDLPDFYSRPPHKRVLSSGNVDHNGNHDYRVRPSCLTNGAELSEETESERQTHCHHSHNRARKRPANPEPQSTGKKSHSSEEDEVVSKSVEQKRFQDT from the exons ATGTGCAAGAACATGTCAAATGTTAGTCTTTCGAATGGGAGTCCGACGTTGGAAATGGTGGATCCGCGTCCGACGAATCACACGAAGCCCCCGATTCGCAGAAATCTTTTCGGACCGGTAGATCACGACAACTTTAGGAGGGAGTGTTTGGTTCAAATTAAAGAGATGGAGAAGGCTTCTATTGACAAATGGAATTATGATTTCCAAAACGGCAAGCCCCTTTCCCAGGGAGATTATAAATGGGAACCCATGAAAAGCAGTGACCTGCCTGACTTTTACAGCAGACCACCTCACAAGCGAGTCTTGTCGTCTGGAAATGTGGACCATAACGGGAATCATGATTACCGAGTCCGACCGAGCTGTCTTACGAACGGGGCTGAGCTATCCGAGGAGACTGAGAGCGAGAGGCAGACGCATTGTCATCACTCTCACAACCGGGCAAGGAAAAGACCTGCAAATCCAG AACCCCAAAGTACTGGTAAAAAGTCACATTCCAGTGAAGAGGATGAAGTGGTGTCAAAGTCAGTAGAGCAGAAACGATTCCAGGACACATGA